A genome region from Halorussus pelagicus includes the following:
- a CDS encoding AMP-binding protein: protein MRSHRQRPYDWVGAWSEKRAQLSPDAVGLVDATTGERFTYAELDRRANRTARLLREEGVTGDAGGDEDGERVAVISRNRPELVDLFFATAKTGGVLAPLSHRLAAGELVEMLNDVDPELLVVEDPFADLAEDVLAREDREFDCSVRSLSARDSDATASESRELAADPWADALPDNDSPVETADASMDDPHLFLHTGGSTGVPKETVLTHGSILWNSFNTITAWGLRPEDVTPMVFPMFHTGGWNVLTVPMFHLGATVVLAREFEPGEVLHLVESEGATVLVAVPAVLRMMTDHDDWEATDLSTLRFAKSGGGPCRESVMETWWDRGVDLSQGYGLTECGPNNFTMPDGWSREKADSVGVPVMHADARVASEDGEELPAGEIGELELASPHAADRYWRNEAETAETFGKWVSTGDLARTDDDGYVYIEGRKKNMYVSGGENVYPAAVEDRIADHPKVEEVVVVPVPDDQWGQVGKAVVQGDESLTLAELTDFLGGKLARFKRPRHLAFVGEMPTAGPSKIDRQAVKSAFGEE from the coding sequence ATGCGTAGCCACCGCCAGCGCCCCTACGACTGGGTGGGCGCGTGGAGCGAGAAGCGCGCGCAACTCTCGCCCGACGCCGTCGGACTCGTGGACGCGACGACGGGCGAGCGGTTCACCTACGCCGAGTTAGACAGGCGAGCGAATCGCACCGCCCGCTTGCTCCGCGAGGAGGGCGTGACTGGCGACGCGGGAGGCGACGAGGACGGGGAGCGCGTGGCGGTCATCTCGCGGAATCGCCCGGAACTCGTGGACCTCTTTTTCGCCACGGCGAAGACTGGCGGAGTTCTCGCTCCGCTCTCCCACCGCCTCGCCGCGGGCGAGTTGGTCGAGATGCTGAACGACGTGGACCCCGAACTCCTCGTTGTCGAGGACCCCTTCGCGGACCTGGCAGAAGACGTGCTGGCCCGCGAGGACCGCGAGTTCGACTGCTCGGTCCGGTCGCTATCCGCGCGCGACTCGGACGCCACGGCGTCCGAGTCGCGCGAACTCGCGGCCGACCCGTGGGCCGACGCGCTCCCCGACAACGACTCGCCGGTCGAAACCGCCGACGCGTCGATGGACGACCCGCACCTCTTTCTCCACACTGGGGGTTCGACCGGAGTGCCCAAGGAGACGGTCCTCACTCACGGCTCTATCCTCTGGAACTCGTTCAACACCATCACGGCGTGGGGCCTGCGCCCCGAGGACGTGACGCCCATGGTGTTCCCGATGTTCCACACCGGCGGGTGGAACGTCCTGACGGTCCCGATGTTCCACCTCGGCGCGACGGTGGTGCTGGCCCGCGAGTTCGAACCGGGCGAAGTTCTGCACCTCGTGGAGTCGGAGGGCGCGACGGTCCTCGTCGCGGTTCCGGCGGTCCTCCGGATGATGACCGACCACGACGACTGGGAAGCGACCGACCTCTCGACGCTCCGGTTCGCCAAGTCGGGCGGCGGTCCCTGCCGGGAATCGGTCATGGAGACGTGGTGGGACAGGGGCGTGGACCTCTCGCAGGGCTACGGCCTGACCGAGTGTGGCCCGAACAACTTCACGATGCCTGATGGATGGTCCCGCGAGAAGGCCGACAGCGTGGGCGTGCCCGTCATGCACGCCGACGCGCGCGTGGCGAGCGAGGACGGCGAGGAACTGCCCGCGGGCGAAATCGGCGAACTCGAACTAGCGAGTCCCCACGCGGCCGACCGCTACTGGCGAAACGAAGCCGAGACCGCCGAGACGTTCGGGAAGTGGGTCTCGACGGGGGACCTCGCGCGCACGGACGACGACGGCTACGTCTACATCGAGGGCCGGAAGAAGAACATGTACGTCTCGGGCGGCGAGAACGTCTATCCCGCCGCCGTTGAGGACCGCATCGCCGACCACCCGAAGGTCGAGGAGGTCGTCGTCGTCCCGGTTCCCGACGACCAGTGGGGACAGGTCGGGAAAGCGGTGGTGCAGGGTGACGAGTCGCTGACGCTGGCCGAACTGACCGACTTCTTGGGGGGGAAACTCGCCCGGTTCAAGCGACCGCGCCATCTGGCGTTCGTCGGCGAGATGCCCACCGCGGGACCGTCGAAAATCGACCGGCAGGCCGTAAAATCGGCGTTCGGCGAGGAGTGA
- a CDS encoding digeranylgeranylglycerophospholipid reductase, producing MSDHFDVVIAGAGPAGAQCARDLAERGYDVVVLETESEDEFPAQSNKSTAGTFPSMMGTFGIPDDVVMNYTNDVVLESPNEHYVRYQPGAVLEFAEFKNFLADDAREDGAEYWFDARVSKPIMENGDIVGVRFNGDQEVYGDIVIDATGPAAPLAKDLGVTGLEREHQAIGVEYELEGIDIDADGYADLTDAMMLRLDHDLAPGGYSWIFHTGEDTAKVGLCYIQNEAHRNYAKDGMGIDGYLQYWLDNDPRFESAERIAGNQHRGSAHIQMPDGFSTDNFMAIGDTVPTIDPLWGEGIYTCMKSGRAAAVTADRCFMSNDRDTSAEKLAIYDDLWHERVAPKMRRRLLMTQLLYLVSNERYDTLIQDLNRVDGDALRKANAGSVRGILKLMHSDDIPTLARFVRERLL from the coding sequence ATGTCTGACCACTTCGACGTAGTAATCGCGGGTGCTGGACCGGCGGGCGCGCAGTGCGCTCGGGACTTGGCCGAGCGCGGCTACGATGTCGTCGTCCTCGAAACCGAGTCCGAGGACGAGTTCCCCGCCCAGAGCAACAAATCCACAGCCGGGACGTTCCCCTCGATGATGGGCACGTTCGGTATCCCCGACGACGTGGTGATGAACTACACCAACGACGTGGTGCTGGAGTCGCCCAACGAACACTACGTCCGGTACCAACCCGGCGCGGTCCTCGAATTCGCGGAGTTCAAGAACTTCCTCGCGGACGACGCCCGCGAGGACGGCGCGGAATACTGGTTCGACGCCCGCGTCTCCAAGCCCATCATGGAGAACGGCGATATCGTCGGCGTCCGATTCAACGGCGACCAAGAGGTGTACGGCGACATCGTCATCGACGCGACCGGTCCCGCCGCGCCGCTGGCCAAGGACCTCGGCGTGACTGGTCTCGAACGCGAGCATCAGGCTATCGGCGTCGAGTACGAATTGGAAGGCATCGACATCGACGCGGACGGCTACGCCGACCTCACCGACGCGATGATGCTTCGCCTCGACCACGACCTCGCGCCGGGCGGCTACTCGTGGATTTTCCACACGGGCGAGGACACCGCGAAGGTCGGACTCTGTTACATCCAGAACGAGGCCCACCGCAACTACGCCAAAGACGGGATGGGCATCGACGGCTACCTCCAGTACTGGCTGGACAACGACCCGCGATTCGAATCGGCCGAGCGAATCGCCGGGAACCAGCACCGCGGGTCGGCCCACATCCAGATGCCCGACGGCTTCAGCACGGACAACTTCATGGCCATCGGCGACACCGTGCCGACAATCGACCCGCTCTGGGGCGAGGGCATCTACACCTGCATGAAGTCGGGCCGAGCGGCCGCGGTCACCGCCGACCGCTGCTTTATGTCGAACGACCGTGACACGTCCGCCGAGAAACTCGCCATCTACGACGACCTCTGGCACGAACGGGTCGCCCCGAAGATGCGGCGGCGACTCCTGATGACCCAACTGCTCTATCTCGTGTCGAACGAGCGCTACGACACGCTCATTCAGGACCTGAATCGGGTTGACGGCGACGCGCTCCGGAAGGCCAACGCCGGAAGCGTCCGAGGAATCCTGAAACTGATGCACAGCGACGACATCCCGACCTTGGCTCGGTTCGTCAGGGAACGACTGCTGTAG
- a CDS encoding twin-arginine translocation signal domain-containing protein, whose translation MVDEKDQSAGAMNRRNFLKGSAAAGTGVVGLKVSTGPAIACSTYDGCEKTSLTTSYDSLSGFTTYLGSALHRWDVAAKDPPSGEDYWHHSFRMAGDASCEENGSKASEVTSQSMLIENTDTSYLSVFTSKNQRELGFGPEGTGDLGDGSDVVSAATAVLGAAATAAGSTAASYALSATTLAEILVRTLDGYSESNNNYDHVATYAGTGGVAQCGHHLNFYVDEYDDGDPYATNNLNIYSEVGLARNGWDVAFGDRGVSMTSGSVSTSGDGSTDSTTPDYEWTTPQEMSQEQVDHFGIKKTRAENIPNHVLREMDVDSKFYYVAENPPITTTPITN comes from the coding sequence ATGGTCGATGAGAAAGACCAAAGCGCTGGCGCAATGAATCGTAGAAACTTCCTCAAAGGCTCCGCCGCGGCAGGGACCGGGGTCGTCGGACTTAAAGTTTCCACGGGCCCCGCCATCGCTTGTTCGACGTACGACGGATGTGAGAAAACCAGCTTGACGACGTCTTACGACTCGTTAAGCGGCTTCACGACCTACCTCGGCTCTGCCCTTCACCGATGGGACGTCGCCGCCAAGGACCCACCCAGTGGAGAAGACTACTGGCACCACAGTTTCAGGATGGCGGGAGACGCCTCCTGCGAAGAGAACGGGTCGAAGGCTTCGGAGGTCACCTCTCAGAGCATGCTCATCGAGAACACCGATACGTCCTACCTGAGCGTCTTCACCTCGAAGAACCAGCGTGAACTCGGCTTCGGCCCGGAAGGGACCGGTGACCTAGGTGACGGCAGTGACGTCGTGAGCGCTGCTACCGCAGTTCTCGGTGCCGCGGCTACCGCTGCGGGTTCGACGGCGGCCAGTTACGCTCTCAGTGCGACGACGTTGGCTGAGATACTGGTGCGGACACTCGATGGATACTCCGAGAGCAACAACAACTACGACCACGTCGCCACCTACGCGGGGACGGGTGGTGTCGCCCAGTGTGGCCACCACCTCAACTTCTACGTGGACGAGTACGACGACGGCGACCCGTACGCCACTAACAATCTCAACATCTACTCGGAGGTCGGCCTCGCCAGAAACGGTTGGGACGTCGCCTTCGGTGACCGCGGTGTGTCGATGACGTCCGGAAGTGTCTCGACTTCCGGCGACGGGTCGACCGATTCGACCACGCCGGATTACGAGTGGACGACCCCACAAGAGATGAGTCAAGAGCAAGTCGATCACTTCGGGATCAAGAAGACGAGAGCGGAGAACATTCCGAACCACGTCCTCCGAGAGATGGACGTCGATTCGAAATTCTACTACGTGGCAGAGAACCCACCGATCACTACGACCCCGATCACGAACTGA
- a CDS encoding 2-oxoacid:ferredoxin oxidoreductase subunit beta, translated as MSSDVRFTDFKSDKQPTWCPGCGDFGTMNGMMKALANTGNDPDNTFVVAGIGCSGKIGTYMHSYALHGVHGRALPVGTGVKLANPDLEVMVAGGDGDGYSIGAGHFIHAVRRNVDMTYCVMDNRIYGLTKGQASPTSREDFETSTTPEGPKQPPVNPLALALSAGGSFIAQSFSTDAQRHAEIVQKAIEHDGFGFVNVFSPCVTFNDVDTYDYFRDSIVDLDDEDHDPTDRDAAKDKILDADKEYQGILYQDEESVPYSDLHGLDSNMADIPDGAPEGAMDLVREFY; from the coding sequence ATGAGTTCAGACGTTAGATTCACCGACTTCAAATCCGACAAGCAGCCGACGTGGTGTCCGGGTTGCGGGGACTTCGGCACGATGAACGGCATGATGAAGGCGCTGGCCAACACGGGCAACGACCCCGACAACACCTTCGTCGTGGCGGGCATCGGCTGTTCCGGCAAAATCGGCACCTACATGCACAGCTACGCGCTCCACGGCGTCCACGGCCGCGCGCTCCCCGTGGGCACGGGCGTCAAACTCGCCAACCCCGACCTCGAAGTGATGGTCGCGGGCGGCGACGGCGACGGTTACTCCATCGGCGCGGGTCACTTCATCCACGCGGTCCGCCGGAACGTGGACATGACCTACTGCGTCATGGACAACCGCATCTACGGGCTGACCAAGGGCCAAGCCTCGCCGACCTCGCGCGAGGACTTCGAGACCAGCACGACCCCCGAGGGACCGAAACAGCCGCCGGTCAACCCCCTCGCGCTCGCCCTCTCGGCGGGCGGGAGCTTCATCGCTCAGTCGTTCTCCACGGACGCCCAGCGCCACGCCGAAATCGTCCAGAAGGCCATCGAACACGACGGCTTCGGCTTCGTGAACGTCTTCTCGCCGTGCGTGACGTTCAACGACGTGGACACCTACGACTACTTCCGGGACTCCATCGTGGACCTCGACGACGAGGACCACGACCCGACCGACCGCGACGCGGCCAAAGACAAGATTCTCGACGCCGACAAGGAGTATCAGGGTATCCTCTATCAGGACGAGGAGAGCGTTCCCTACTCGGACCTCCACGGTCTCGATTCCAACATGGCCGACATTCCGGACGGCGCGCCCGAGGGCGCGATGGACCTCGTCCGCGAGTTCTACTGA
- a CDS encoding 2-oxoacid:acceptor oxidoreductase subunit alpha: MPDDLNWAIGGEAGDGIDSTGKIFAQALSRAGRHVFTSKDFASRIRGGYTAYKIRSSTDRVESVVDRLDILVALTERTIDENLDELHDGSVIIYDGERTEMEDIEIPGDMTGLSVPLQRLAEEAGGAIMQNIVALGAACEVTNFPIENLDSALEKKFGNKGESIVSNNKDAARKGQEFVAEEFDHEFDYDLDTTDNDYVLLNGDEAIGMGAIAAGCRFYAGYPITPATDVMEYLTGRIEQFGGEVVQAEDELSAINMALGAARAGARSMTATSGPGIDLMTETFGLVATSETPLVIADVMRSGPSTGMPTKQEQGDLNMTLYGGHGEIPRFVVAPTNVGECFQKTVEAFNLAEKYQTPVFLLADLSMAVTEQTFDPEVFDMDAVEIDRGKVVDDDEVEAWTDERDRFQPHFSTADGISPRALPGTENAAHMSTGLEHNALGRRTEDTDVRIEQVDKRNRKVETAQNEEDWSPREFGNPESDNLVISWGSNEGAMREALDYLDEEDIDVRFLSVPYIFPRPDLSDDIEAADEVIVVECNESGQFADILEHDALTRVKRVNKYNGIRFKADELAEEIEAKLQSEEVEA, from the coding sequence ATGCCAGACGACCTGAACTGGGCCATCGGCGGAGAAGCCGGCGATGGGATCGACTCTACCGGGAAAATTTTCGCGCAGGCGCTTTCCCGCGCAGGACGACACGTTTTCACTTCAAAGGACTTCGCGTCCCGAATCCGGGGCGGCTACACCGCCTACAAGATTCGGAGTTCGACCGACCGCGTCGAGAGCGTCGTTGACCGCCTCGACATCCTCGTCGCGCTGACCGAGCGCACCATCGACGAGAACCTCGACGAACTCCACGACGGCTCCGTCATCATCTACGACGGCGAGCGCACCGAGATGGAGGATATCGAGATTCCGGGCGACATGACCGGGCTATCGGTCCCGCTGCAGCGCCTCGCCGAGGAGGCGGGCGGTGCCATCATGCAGAACATCGTCGCGCTCGGCGCGGCCTGCGAAGTGACCAATTTCCCCATCGAGAACCTCGACTCCGCGCTGGAGAAGAAGTTCGGCAACAAGGGCGAATCCATCGTCTCGAACAACAAGGACGCCGCCCGCAAGGGCCAAGAGTTCGTGGCCGAGGAGTTCGACCACGAGTTCGACTACGACCTCGACACCACCGACAACGACTACGTCCTGCTGAACGGCGACGAGGCCATCGGCATGGGCGCAATCGCGGCCGGATGTCGCTTCTACGCCGGATACCCCATCACGCCCGCGACCGACGTAATGGAGTATCTGACCGGGCGCATCGAGCAGTTCGGCGGCGAAGTCGTGCAGGCCGAGGACGAACTCTCGGCTATCAACATGGCGCTGGGTGCGGCCCGCGCCGGTGCCCGTTCGATGACCGCCACGTCCGGGCCGGGCATCGACCTGATGACCGAGACGTTCGGTCTCGTCGCAACTAGCGAGACCCCGCTGGTCATCGCCGACGTGATGCGCTCGGGTCCCTCCACCGGGATGCCGACCAAGCAGGAGCAGGGCGACCTCAACATGACGCTGTACGGCGGCCACGGCGAGATTCCGCGGTTCGTCGTCGCACCGACCAACGTCGGCGAGTGTTTCCAGAAGACGGTCGAGGCGTTCAACCTCGCCGAGAAGTACCAGACGCCCGTCTTCCTGCTGGCGGACCTCTCGATGGCCGTCACCGAGCAGACCTTCGACCCGGAGGTCTTCGACATGGACGCAGTGGAAATCGACCGCGGTAAGGTCGTGGATGACGACGAGGTCGAGGCGTGGACCGACGAGCGCGACCGCTTCCAGCCCCACTTCTCGACGGCCGACGGCATCAGTCCGCGCGCGCTCCCCGGCACGGAGAACGCGGCCCACATGTCCACCGGTCTCGAACACAACGCGCTCGGCCGACGGACCGAGGACACGGATGTCCGCATCGAGCAGGTGGACAAGCGCAACCGGAAAGTCGAGACCGCCCAGAACGAGGAAGACTGGAGTCCCCGAGAGTTCGGGAACCCCGAGTCGGATAACCTCGTCATCTCGTGGGGTTCGAACGAGGGCGCGATGCGCGAAGCCCTCGACTACCTCGACGAGGAGGACATCGACGTTCGGTTCCTTTCGGTGCCGTACATCTTCCCGCGGCCCGACCTCAGCGATGACATCGAGGCGGCCGACGAGGTCATCGTCGTCGAGTGTAACGAGAGCGGACAGTTCGCCGACATCCTCGAACACGACGCCCTCACTCGCGTCAAGCGGGTGAACAAGTACAACGGCATCAGATTCAAGGCCGACGAACTTGCAGAGGAAATCGAAGCAAAACTCCAGAGCGAGGAGGTCGAAGCATGA
- a CDS encoding FAD-dependent oxidoreductase, which yields MDGTEVAVRSVETVGTDTIALTLETPAGFDAHPGQFVQLAATIDGEEVTRHYTLSSPDADETFETTVEVDPEGSLSPYLADLEPDDAVEVAGPFGDAYYESEESVVVLAGGPGVGPAVGIGERANEDGATVTVVYEDDEPAHEDRLTALADAGATVAITDDVSSEDVLEVLADAQGQTFIYGFADFLDRATAALDAANIDAEDAKTENFGPAPDS from the coding sequence ATGGACGGAACCGAAGTCGCGGTCCGCTCAGTCGAGACGGTCGGCACCGACACCATCGCGCTCACGCTGGAGACGCCCGCGGGATTCGACGCCCACCCCGGTCAGTTCGTCCAGCTAGCCGCGACGATAGACGGCGAGGAGGTCACGCGCCACTACACGCTCTCGTCGCCGGACGCCGACGAGACCTTCGAGACGACCGTCGAGGTGGACCCCGAGGGGTCGCTCAGTCCCTACCTCGCGGACCTCGAACCCGACGACGCGGTCGAGGTTGCCGGTCCCTTCGGCGACGCCTACTACGAGAGCGAGGAGAGCGTCGTCGTCCTCGCGGGCGGGCCGGGCGTCGGTCCCGCGGTCGGCATCGGCGAGCGCGCGAACGAGGACGGAGCGACCGTCACGGTAGTCTACGAGGACGACGAACCCGCCCACGAGGACCGACTGACCGCGCTCGCCGACGCGGGCGCGACGGTCGCAATCACCGACGACGTGAGTAGCGAGGACGTGCTGGAAGTCCTCGCGGACGCGCAGGGCCAGACGTTCATCTACGGCTTCGCGGACTTCCTCGACCGCGCGACGGCCGCGCTCGACGCCGCGAACATCGACGCCGAGGACGCCAAGACCGAGAACTTCGGTCCCGCGCCCGACAGCTAA
- the mce gene encoding methylmalonyl-CoA epimerase, with translation MHIDHVGIATEEAGDLAELYADLFDVPVIHEEEFDGLRIVFLEFGDSYFELLEPLEDGTISQYLDRNGPGIHHVALETDDIETALDTARDHGVTLLDDEPRPGAWGHDVAFLHPKSTGGVLIEFVEH, from the coding sequence ATGCACATCGACCACGTCGGAATCGCCACCGAGGAGGCCGGAGACCTCGCGGAGTTGTACGCCGACCTGTTCGACGTTCCGGTCATCCACGAGGAGGAGTTCGACGGCCTCCGAATCGTCTTCCTTGAGTTCGGCGATAGCTACTTCGAACTGCTCGAACCGCTCGAAGACGGCACTATCTCGCAGTATCTGGACAGAAACGGACCGGGAATCCATCACGTCGCGCTCGAAACGGACGACATCGAGACGGCGCTCGACACCGCGCGCGACCACGGCGTCACACTGCTCGACGACGAACCGCGACCCGGCGCGTGGGGCCACGATGTCGCGTTCCTCCACCCCAAATCGACCGGCGGCGTCCTAATCGAGTTCGTGGAACACTGA
- a CDS encoding HAD family hydrolase gives MQAVFFDLDGTLVALPDDFAAVFQAALADHGVRADAERHECFTEAFFYYLGECRADPYRAAMADLRTEYDLAPPAEALAESYAEREAAATELRPGARDALDALAAAESDDSAADVALGVLTNGGARGQRRKLAVHDLADYFESVVISADVGAGKPDPEIFAAARDAIPADEYAFVADDLDRDVRAAQREGFTGVYVAEDDRGDGIASEAGESAERPDHCVGSLREVPALFK, from the coding sequence GTGCAAGCAGTCTTCTTCGACCTCGACGGCACGCTGGTCGCGCTCCCCGACGATTTCGCGGCAGTCTTCCAGGCGGCGCTGGCCGACCACGGCGTCCGCGCCGACGCCGAGCGCCACGAGTGTTTCACCGAGGCGTTCTTCTACTACCTCGGCGAGTGCCGCGCCGACCCCTACCGCGCGGCGATGGCCGACCTGCGCACCGAGTACGACCTCGCTCCGCCCGCCGAGGCGCTGGCCGAGAGCTATGCCGAGCGCGAGGCGGCCGCGACCGAACTCCGGCCGGGTGCCCGCGACGCGCTCGACGCGCTCGCGGCGGCCGAGTCCGACGACTCGGCCGCCGACGTTGCGCTCGGCGTCCTGACCAACGGCGGCGCGCGCGGTCAGCGCCGAAAGCTGGCCGTCCACGACCTCGCAGACTACTTCGAGTCGGTCGTTATCTCGGCGGACGTCGGCGCGGGCAAGCCCGACCCCGAAATCTTCGCGGCCGCGCGGGACGCGATTCCCGCCGACGAATACGCTTTCGTCGCCGACGACTTGGACCGCGACGTGCGCGCCGCCCAGCGAGAGGGATTCACGGGCGTCTACGTGGCCGAAGACGACCGAGGAGACGGGATAGCCTCGGAAGCAGGAGAGAGCGCGGAGCGACCCGACCATTGCGTCGGGTCGCTCCGCGAGGTTCCCGCGCTGTTCAAGTAG
- a CDS encoding DUF7565 family protein, which produces MSDWECGIDGCGEAFDDVEEAIVHQTTDHKRRECKVCGSVVPDGYFAIRHAFDEHSRAEYVRAYGASAAEVRQRERVRDAIEDDADLQQVVNRLDEVTGGL; this is translated from the coding sequence ATGAGCGACTGGGAGTGCGGCATCGACGGTTGCGGCGAAGCGTTCGACGACGTGGAGGAGGCCATCGTGCATCAGACGACCGACCACAAGCGCCGCGAGTGCAAGGTCTGTGGCTCGGTGGTCCCCGACGGCTACTTCGCTATCCGCCACGCCTTCGATGAACACTCGCGCGCGGAGTACGTCCGGGCCTACGGCGCGAGCGCCGCGGAGGTCCGCCAGCGCGAGCGCGTCCGCGACGCCATCGAGGACGACGCCGACCTCCAGCAGGTCGTGAACCGACTGGACGAAGTTACGGGTGGACTGTAA
- a CDS encoding GNAT family N-acetyltransferase — MYVRGAKNREEVWLLDHIEAMGLDETAFRSRDYVVAIDETSGEKAGFGRIRIHKTDDRELCELTSIGVLESWREQGVGAHVVERLVEQARDHGFDAVFSLTGATDYLSQFGFRGVESSDLPDKLRERLDAKRETIDPDAVGMVLDAEAFVMPDRLRERFKRAQPHEEDTEPEESAEDFGIDPKEATYKYDTGG, encoded by the coding sequence ATGTACGTCCGGGGCGCGAAAAACAGGGAGGAAGTCTGGCTGTTGGACCACATCGAGGCGATGGGTCTCGACGAAACCGCGTTCCGCTCCCGCGACTACGTGGTCGCAATCGACGAGACCTCCGGCGAGAAGGCGGGGTTCGGCCGCATCCGGATTCACAAGACCGACGACCGGGAACTCTGCGAACTCACCAGCATCGGCGTGCTGGAGTCGTGGCGCGAGCAGGGCGTGGGCGCGCACGTCGTCGAGCGACTGGTCGAGCAGGCCCGCGACCACGGCTTCGACGCCGTGTTCTCGCTGACGGGCGCGACCGACTATCTCTCGCAGTTCGGCTTCCGCGGCGTCGAGTCCAGCGACCTGCCCGACAAACTCCGCGAGCGTCTCGACGCCAAGCGCGAGACCATCGACCCCGACGCGGTGGGGATGGTCCTCGACGCCGAGGCGTTCGTCATGCCCGACCGCCTGCGCGAGCGGTTCAAGCGCGCCCAGCCTCACGAGGAAGACACCGAACCCGAGGAGTCTGCGGAGGACTTTGGCATCGACCCCAAAGAGGCGACCTACAAGTACGACACCGGCGGATAA